One genomic region from Apodemus sylvaticus chromosome 1, mApoSyl1.1, whole genome shotgun sequence encodes:
- the LOC127689772 gene encoding olfactory receptor 1440 codes for MPGGRNSTTITKFILVGFSDFPKLKLVLFVVFLGSYLCTVVWNLGLIILIRIDPYLHTPMYFFLSNLSLLDFCYISSTTPKMLSGFFQKPKSISFVGCTTQYFFFSSLGLAECCLLAAMAYDRYAAICNPLLYTAIMSPTLCVHMVVGAYTTGLFGSLIQLCALLQLHFCGPNIINHFFCDLPQLLVLSCSETFPLQVLKFVIAVIFGVASVLVILISYGYVIGTILNISSVEGRSKAFNTCASHLTAVTLFFGSGLFVYMRPGSDSSQGYDKMASVFYTVVIPMLNPLIYSLRNKEIKDALKRCKKKCFSHCHC; via the coding sequence ATGCCAGGAGGGAGGAATAGCACCACCATCACCAAGTTCATCCTTGTGGGATTCTCAGATTTCCCCAAGCTCAAGCTGGTTCTCTTTGTTGTCTTCCTGGGAAGCTATCTGTGCACAGTGGTGTGGAACTTGGGTCTTATCATCTTGATAAGGATCGACCCTTACCTACACACAcctatgtacttcttcctcagcaatTTGTCGCTTTTAGATTTCTGTTACATTTCATCTACAACCCCTAAAATGCTCTCGGGATTCTTCCAGAAACCTAAATCTATCTCCTTTGTGGGGTGCACCACACAGTACTTCTTCTTCTCAAGCCTGGGTCTGGCTGAATGCTGCCTTTTGGCAGCCATGGCTTATGATCGGTATGCTGCCATTTGCAATCCTCTTCTCTACACAGCTATTATGTCCCCGACACTCTGTGTGCACATGGTGGTTGGAGCCTATACCACTGGTCTCTTTGGTTCATTGATTCAACTCTGCGCTCTACTTCAGCTCCATTTCTGTGGGCCGAATATTATAAACCACTTCTTTTGTGACCTGCCTCAGCTATTAGTCCTCTCCTGCTCTGAAACCTTCCCCCTACAAGTCCTGAAATTTGTAATAGCAGTCATTTTTGGGGTGGCATCTGTCTTGGTTATCCTGATATCCTATGGTTATGTTATTGGCACAATCCTGAATATCAGCTCAGTAGAAGGTAGGTCCAAGGCATTCAATACCTGTGCCTCTCACCTGACAGCAGTCACCCTCTTTTTTGGATCAGGACTCTTTGTCTATATGCGCCCCGGCTCTGACAGTTCTCAAGGTTATGACAAGATGGCTTCTGTGTTCTATACAGTGGTGATTCCCATGTTGAATCCGCTGATTTACAGTCTCAGGAACAAGGAAATTAAAGATGCTCTTAAGAGGTGTAAAAAGAAATGCTTTTCTCATTGTCACTGTTAG